The following are encoded together in the Choristoneura fumiferana chromosome 4, NRCan_CFum_1, whole genome shotgun sequence genome:
- the LOC141427360 gene encoding patched domain-containing protein 3-like: protein MPSKKKIMTPQQLWEGVSSRFVHFVEDLFFILGVKVGRHPVKTIMLSWLFVILSCIGLMKFHIEKNPMKLWIPPDSDFYKDTYWYVDKFGTAFRLQRLLVEAEDVLQPEMLMTVYNITKQVNSLEVHYNNSVYNLKDLCFKVPAITNLFGSELKTKSEEQVSGNSSLFTSTSDSQYSDPTLWVDEEFYCSFIENFELLCLQYNIVDLFKNDLDLIKNATKHDIVTKVNNAKRNPITGHGYNYTQLLGGISRDESGDIVAAKSLLLTWYTSVNMSAVDLDEVGNLVGTEDWVSPALALWEQHYLELMQSMPDNYKNVTFYYEAGRSFGDTSGNAIFDELDKLFLSITLMFFYIQFGLSRWNWLEIRLTLGGVGLLCVGMAYITAVSWCSVIGVPFGPVHASLPFLLMGLGVDDMFVMKACWENLSEADSRKSLPYKVGLMLKHAGVSIVITSFTDIVALLIGAITILPSLKSFCIYAAAGVFFIFCYSVTFYVAVFTLDLKRIDANRNGILLCYKHKQQIKLSKDKTMFQKLFAEVYKKVIFTVPSKILVIILTFTLTGFSIEAILRLEQRFDPKWFIPEHSSYKQYINAHEYYYPNEGHTGMIFLGEMDYQQELTNLHDLTRRLEKEWYIDDVETWIDAFHGYVKSNFGHNVYNTTAVSNDKFQTLLSRFLFSPIGGKYQMNFKFSQPFTCGHPAANITASHLAFKFAKLTGPEEHIPAMNHLKSLVRNVTISSGDGYRSVWSKAFANWVTDEVIALEVERNVELTLLCVMVCTMVLITNLQMCFWIFMCVLLTLVNVLGFMQRWGMTVDIVCCIGLELAIGLCVDYAAHVGHTFLTITDGSRQDRALKTITSIGGAVLLGGGATLLSLSLLSMSQAYTFQTFAKIFLLVIIFGLFNGLVFLPVVLSLIGPAGHKKREDDIVPEEVEMNGKHLMLEK, encoded by the coding sequence ATGCCTTccaaaaagaaaataatgacCCCTCAACAACTATGGGAAGGTGTATCCTCAAGATTTGTTCACTTTGTAGAGGACCTATTTTTCATCCTGGGAGTGAAAGTTGGAAGACATCCTGTAAAGACAATAATGCTATCATGGTTGTTTGTGATCTTGAGTTGCATTGGACTGATGAAGTTCCATATTGAGAAAAATCCTATGAAATTATGGATTCCACCAGATTCTGATTTTTACAAAGACACATATTGGTATGTGGACAAGTTTGGGACAGCCTTTCGTCTGCAGCGATTGTTAGTGGAAGCTGAGGATGTACTGCAGCCTGAAATGCTAATGACAGTCTATAACATCACAAAACAAGTGAATTCTCTGGAAGTTCATTACAATAATTCAGTTTACAACTTAAAAGACCTGTGCTTCAAAGTGCCAGCTATAACAAACCTTTTTGGTTCCGAACTGAAAACTAAATCGGAAGAGCAAGTGAGTGGAAACTCAAGCCTATTTACTAGTACTAGCGATAGTCAGTATTCAGATCCAACTCTCTGGGTTGATGAGGAAttttactgtagtttcattgaAAACTTTGAATTGCTGTGCTTACAGTATAATATTGTGGATTTGTTTAAGAATGatctagatttaataaaaaatgctaCTAAACATGACATTGTTACTAAAGTAAATAATGCTAAAAGAAATCCTATTACGGGTCATGGTTACAATTACACTCAGCTGTTGGGTGGTATTAGTCGTGATGAGAGTGGTGATATTGTGGCTGCAAAATCACTTCTATTGACTTGGTACACATCAGTCAACATGTCAGCTGTTGACTTGGATGAAGTTGGCAATTTGGTTGGGACAGAAGATTGGGTTTCTCCTGCTCTTGCTCTGTGGGAACAACATTATCTTGAATTAATGCAGTCCATGCCtgataattataaaaatgttaCCTTTTATTATGAGGCTGGTCGAAGTTTTGGTGACACCAGTGGAAATGCTATATTTGATGAGCTGGACAAACTATTTTTAAGTATCACTTTAATGTTTTTCTATATACAGTTTGGCTTATCTCGGTGGAATTGGTTAGAAATTCGGCTTACACTTGGTGGTGTTGGTTTACTATGTGTAGGCATGGCTTATATTACTGCTGTGAGCTGGTGCTCTGTTATTGGAGTTCCTTTTGGACCTGTTCATGCCTCTTTACCATTTCTGCTAATGGGTCTTGGTGTGGATGACATGTTTGTGATGAAGGCTTGTTGGGAAAACCTATCTGAAGCAGATTCAAGGAAAAGTCTTCCCTATAAAGTGGGTCTTATGTTGAAACATGCAGGTGTGTCAATTGTCATTACTTCTTTTACTGACATTGTAGCTCTCTTAATAGGGGCTATAACAATTTTGCCTTCTTTAAAATCTTTCTGTATATATGCAGCAGCAGgggtatttttcattttttgttattcgGTTACTTTTTATGTAGCAGTTTTCACTCTAGATCTCAAGAGAATTGATGCGAATAGGAATGGCATTCTGTTATGTTATAAacacaaacaacaaataaaattgtCCAAGGATAAGACCATGTTCCAAAAACTGTTTGCTGAAGtctataaaaaagtaatattcaCTGTACCTTCGAAAATTTTGGTTATTATTCTTACTTTTACCTTAACAGGGTTTAGCATAGAAGCAATACTCAGATTAGAACAAAGATTTGATCCGAAATGGTTCATACCTGAACACTCTAGCTACAAGCAGTATATTAACGCTCACGAGTACTATTATCCTAATGAAGGGCACACAGGCATGATATTTTTGGGCGAAATGGATTACCAGCAAGAATTGACGAACTTGCATGACTTGACACGTAGATTGGAGAAGGAATGGTATATTGACGACGTTGAAACCTGGATCGACGCATTCCATGGATACGTTAAAAGTAATTTCGGACACAACGTGTACAACACGACTGCTGTCTCTAATGACAAATTTCAGACACTGTTATCACGATTCTTATTCAGTCCTATTGGTGGAAAATATCAAATGAATTTCAAGTTTTCTCAACCATTTACTTGTGGTCATCCAGCTGCTAACATTACGGCGTCTCATTTAGCATTTAAGTTTGCTAAATTGACAGGGCCGGAGGAACACATTCCCGCCATGAATCATCTAAAAAGTCTGGTGCGAAATGTTACTATATCATCTGGTGACGGTTATCGTAGTGTTTGGTCCAAAGCTTTCGCCAACTGGGTCACTGACGAAGTGATAGCCCTCGAGGTTGAGAGGAACGTAGAGTTAACCTTGCTATGCGTGATGGTCTGTACAATGGTACTGATAACTAATCTTCAAATGTGCTTCTGGATATTCATGTGCGTCTTGTTAACGTTAGTGAACGTTTTGGGATTTATGCAAAGGTGGGGCATGACGGTGGATATAGTGTGTTGTATCGGTCTGGAACTTGCTATTGGGTTATGCGTAGATTACGCAGCTCATGTTGGGCACACTTTCCTAACAATAACAGATGGTTCTCGACAAGACAGAGCCCTGAAGACCATCACTTCCATTGGTGGTGCAGTCTTGCTCGGAGGCGGTGCAACTTTACTTTCACTATCTCTTCTAAGCATGTCCCAAGCTTATACTTTCCAGACATTTGCTAAAATTTTCCTACTAGTGATAATTTTCGGGTTATTTAATGGACTGGTATTCTTACCAGTCGTATTATCGTTAATAGGCCCTGCGGGGCATAAAAAGAGAGAAGATGATATTGTACCTGAGGAAGTAGAAATGAATGGAAAGCACCTCATGCTTGAAAAGTAG
- the LOC141427033 gene encoding exosome complex exonuclease RRP44-like, with translation MWTTKTFLTKTKRGNILKIVREHYLRVDLLCGSAACVICPHKDDELVLDSKPESVCALFEDPHYLILDTNVVLHQIDVLEEDALTNVIILQTVLDEVKHQNTAIFQRLLEIIGNKKRKFYAFVNEHHRLVHTYYFQL, from the exons ATGTGGACAACAAAGACTTTTTTGACTAAAACAAAGCGCGGCAATATTTTGAAG aTTGTGAGAGAGCATTATCTGCGAGTTGATTTGCTGTGTGGGTCTGCAGCTTGCGTGATATGTCCCCACAAAGATGACGAATTAGTCCTGGACTCAAAACCGGAGTCAGTTTGTGCACTATTTGAAGATCCACACTATCTCATACTGGATACAAATGTAGTATTGCACCAGATTGACGTTTTGGAAGAGGATGCATTAACCAACGTGATCATACTACAGACAGTGTTGGATGAAGTGAAGCATCAGAACACAGCTATTTTCCAAAGGCTTTTGGAAATAATTGGAAATAAAAAGAGGAAGTTTTATGCATTTGTTAATGAGCATCATAGGTTAGTTCATACTTACTATTTTCAACTGTGA